From Arcticibacter tournemirensis, one genomic window encodes:
- a CDS encoding family 43 glycosylhydrolase, with translation MNIKAQQLVLPGDNPDPSVVKIGDTYWASATTSNWLPAYPLLKSKDLVNWKMEGSIFNKLPEWADYYFWAPEVTYDKGRVYVYYTAHKKNGNLCVAVASADKPEGPYRDHGPLICQEVGSIDAFPMRDENGKLHIIWKEDGNSVGKPTPIWISEMNEERTALISEKKELFRNEQPWEANLVEGVSMIKHGDYFYAFYAAAGCCGPGCTYVSGVARSKSLFGPWEKYDKNPLLVSTEKWKCPGHGTPVEMGGKFYFLYHAYDAKSGAFAGRQGLLQEFVFTSDGWIQFMDTASDKSAIVPLSISDEFKGRSLSELWQWSVFQNLDYKLTKGNLELSALPVVSGSYIGQKTYTADYTADAVVSVARSTAESGIAAIGDDNNIVTMSVAGDTLRVSVIKRGNAAFMMEKTVKTKDKLHLRMQVKNGKDITFLYSTTGKDFKVFNDESIDATFLPPWDRAIRAGLTSKGDAYKTAVFESFSLKSIGE, from the coding sequence TTGAATATAAAGGCACAGCAGCTGGTACTTCCTGGCGACAATCCCGATCCTTCAGTTGTTAAGATAGGTGATACATACTGGGCAAGTGCTACTACTTCAAACTGGCTTCCCGCATATCCCCTGTTAAAATCAAAGGATCTTGTTAACTGGAAGATGGAAGGAAGTATTTTTAATAAACTGCCTGAGTGGGCCGACTATTATTTCTGGGCTCCGGAAGTTACCTATGATAAGGGTAGGGTATATGTGTATTATACAGCTCACAAGAAAAATGGCAACTTGTGTGTCGCCGTGGCGAGTGCCGATAAACCTGAGGGACCGTATCGGGATCACGGGCCTTTGATCTGCCAGGAAGTTGGTTCTATCGACGCCTTTCCCATGCGTGATGAAAATGGCAAGCTGCACATCATCTGGAAAGAGGATGGAAATAGTGTTGGTAAACCTACTCCAATCTGGATCAGTGAAATGAATGAAGAGCGCACCGCGCTCATCAGTGAAAAAAAGGAATTATTCAGAAATGAACAGCCATGGGAGGCAAACCTGGTAGAGGGCGTTTCAATGATTAAACACGGCGATTATTTTTATGCATTTTATGCTGCTGCCGGCTGCTGCGGACCGGGCTGTACCTACGTAAGTGGTGTTGCCAGATCAAAGAGCCTTTTTGGGCCATGGGAGAAGTACGATAAAAATCCTCTTTTGGTTAGTACAGAAAAATGGAAATGTCCCGGACATGGAACCCCTGTTGAGATGGGTGGAAAGTTTTATTTCTTATATCATGCCTACGATGCTAAAAGCGGGGCCTTTGCCGGACGACAGGGACTGCTTCAGGAATTTGTTTTTACTTCCGACGGCTGGATTCAATTTATGGATACCGCTTCAGATAAGTCAGCAATAGTGCCTTTAAGTATATCTGACGAGTTCAAAGGAAGAAGCCTCTCAGAACTATGGCAATGGAGCGTATTTCAGAACCTGGACTATAAGCTAACGAAAGGTAACCTGGAATTATCTGCCTTGCCGGTCGTCTCCGGATCTTACATCGGGCAGAAGACATACACCGCCGACTATACAGCAGATGCGGTCGTTTCTGTTGCAAGATCGACTGCAGAATCAGGGATCGCTGCAATCGGCGATGACAATAATATCGTGACCATGTCAGTGGCTGGCGACACGCTACGCGTGTCTGTAATCAAAAGAGGTAATGCAGCATTCATGATGGAAAAGACTGTAAAAACAAAGGATAAATTACACCTTCGCATGCAGGTAAAGAATGGTAAAGATATTACGTTCCTTTACAGTACTACGGGAAAAGACTTTAAAGTGTTCAATGACGAGAGCATAGATGCAACTTTTCTGCCACCATGGGACAGAGCAATCCGTGCAGGTTTGACTTCGAAGGGTGACGCATATAAAACAGCGGTATTTGAAAGCTTCTCGCTTAAGAGCATTGGAGAGTAA
- a CDS encoding aldose epimerase family protein — protein sequence MTDSQAAAIPSKEAFQKTIDGKKTDLFILKNNSNAKVAITNYGGRVVSLLVPDKNGKVIDIVNGFDNVDDYTKGGDTYFGALIGRYGNRIAKGKFSLDGKEYTLATNNAPNALHGGPKGFSRVVWDAKQLSDNQLELTYNAKDGEEGYPGNLHVKVTYTLTGSNDLEIDYEATTDKKTVLNLTNHSFFNLNGEGSGTINNHLMQIFADRYTPVDSTLIPTGKLESVEGTPFDFRNPTAIGARVDQENTQLKYGKGYDHNFVIADKKSSVLKRAATVVGDKSGIVMDVLTKEPGIQFYGGNFLDGSHTLKNSTKDEHRTAFCLETQHFPDSPNQPSFPSTVLNPGETYKTTTVYKFSAK from the coding sequence ATGACCGACTCACAAGCTGCTGCAATCCCATCAAAGGAAGCATTTCAGAAAACGATTGACGGTAAAAAGACCGATCTGTTTATATTGAAAAATAATAGTAATGCAAAAGTTGCCATAACAAATTATGGAGGACGTGTAGTTAGTTTATTGGTTCCCGATAAGAATGGAAAGGTTATCGACATTGTCAATGGGTTCGATAATGTTGACGACTATACAAAAGGAGGTGATACTTATTTCGGCGCATTGATTGGAAGGTATGGCAACCGTATTGCAAAGGGTAAGTTCAGTCTGGATGGGAAAGAATACACGCTCGCAACTAATAATGCACCAAATGCACTTCACGGCGGTCCAAAAGGTTTTTCAAGGGTAGTATGGGATGCGAAGCAACTCTCTGATAACCAGCTTGAGCTGACCTACAACGCTAAGGACGGCGAAGAGGGCTATCCCGGAAACCTTCACGTTAAGGTTACGTACACCTTGACCGGAAGCAATGACCTGGAGATTGACTATGAAGCGACAACTGACAAGAAAACAGTTCTCAATCTTACTAATCACTCATTCTTCAATCTTAACGGTGAAGGAAGCGGTACCATTAACAATCACTTAATGCAGATTTTCGCTGACCGTTATACTCCGGTAGATTCAACGTTGATCCCTACTGGTAAACTTGAGTCAGTTGAGGGAACACCGTTTGATTTCAGGAATCCTACAGCCATTGGTGCCAGGGTTGATCAGGAGAACACACAGCTGAAATACGGTAAAGGATATGACCATAATTTCGTAATAGCTGACAAGAAATCTTCTGTATTGAAGAGGGCAGCTACTGTTGTTGGCGACAAATCAGGTATCGTTATGGACGTTCTGACAAAGGAACCTGGCATTCAGTTCTATGGCGGAAACTTCCTTGACGGTTCTCATACGCTGAAGAATAGCACGAAGGATGAACACAGGACTGCTTTCTGTCTTGAAACCCAGCACTTTCCTGATTCTCCAAATCAGCCGTCATTCCCCTCTACTGTTTTAAATCCGGGAGAGACCTACAAAACTACTACTGTTTACAAATTTTCTGCAAAATAA
- a CDS encoding sialidase family protein has translation MKWKLELWAVIFFVPFLLTGCKKDKDSPVDPKPESQENYHPDDLPSADNTSPSLTINWSSTAKKLSHDIYSAEYGRVKKLGGDTLLLLYHCGIQGNEWDNIALRKSFDAGQTWTTAEIIVPDNDPAYYGFANPELLVLKNGWLMLAYTGRGNPDDNAHDNIQIRISKDRGKTWGSPVIAARGRSWEPAMIQFDNGEIELFYSSEAAWWPATNPQQEILMVSSTDNGASWKTPVRVAYISGMRDGMATPLLLKENKGIVFPIESVNNSKSPFIVWSSVDAKWNYKGYGTLDNGRRWLATTQNIWGGAPYIIQLPSGETILSVQDAGGRAIGSDWKKNTMLVLVGNSVAKNFSRISYPWPNLPTNEGAYYSSTFMKNDTTIVLVTTRNFSDGHSEIFWKEGVISR, from the coding sequence ATGAAATGGAAATTAGAACTTTGGGCGGTGATCTTTTTTGTTCCTTTTTTGTTGACCGGATGTAAAAAGGATAAGGACAGCCCTGTAGACCCAAAACCTGAATCTCAGGAAAACTACCATCCCGATGACCTACCTTCAGCTGATAATACTTCTCCTTCTTTAACAATCAATTGGAGCAGCACGGCAAAGAAGCTTTCGCACGACATTTACAGCGCTGAATATGGTCGGGTAAAGAAATTAGGCGGCGACACTTTATTGTTACTATACCATTGTGGCATACAAGGTAACGAATGGGATAATATAGCTTTAAGGAAAAGTTTTGACGCCGGACAAACATGGACGACCGCCGAAATTATTGTGCCGGATAATGACCCCGCGTACTACGGTTTTGCAAATCCCGAACTGCTTGTTCTGAAGAATGGCTGGTTGATGCTCGCTTATACCGGACGGGGAAATCCGGATGACAACGCTCACGACAATATTCAAATTCGCATAAGCAAGGATAGGGGGAAGACATGGGGGAGCCCTGTTATTGCTGCCAGAGGCCGGTCCTGGGAGCCTGCAATGATCCAGTTTGATAACGGCGAAATAGAGCTTTTTTATTCCAGTGAAGCAGCATGGTGGCCTGCAACGAATCCGCAGCAGGAAATCCTCATGGTTAGTTCAACCGACAACGGCGCGTCGTGGAAAACCCCTGTTCGCGTTGCTTACATTAGCGGCATGCGTGATGGAATGGCAACACCTTTGCTGCTAAAGGAGAATAAAGGGATCGTTTTTCCAATAGAGTCGGTAAATAACTCCAAATCACCTTTTATTGTCTGGTCATCGGTGGATGCTAAGTGGAATTACAAAGGTTATGGAACTTTAGATAATGGAAGGAGATGGCTGGCGACAACACAGAATATATGGGGTGGTGCGCCATACATTATTCAGCTGCCTTCTGGTGAAACCATTTTGTCTGTTCAGGATGCGGGAGGGAGAGCTATAGGGTCCGACTGGAAGAAGAATACCATGCTGGTTCTTGTTGGGAATAGTGTGGCGAAGAATTTTTCGCGTATCTCTTATCCCTGGCCAAATCTTCCTACTAATGAAGGTGCCTATTATAGTTCTACCTTTATGAAAAATGATACTACTATTGTACTTGTTACTACAAGAAATTTCTCCGATGGACATAGCGAGATATTTTGGAAGGAAGGTGTGATTTCGAGATGA
- a CDS encoding family 43 glycosylhydrolase, whose translation MQKLLFRILFIVFVFAPFSESGAQSAELTTFTNPLLPSGADPFSFYKDGYYYYMHTSGSRLVLRKTKSIAELATAEKKIIFEPESGKSWSKELWAPEIHYIKGKWYVYFAADDGDNKNHRMFVLQNSSEDPMKGEWVFKGKIADRSDKWAIDGSILDYRGKLYMVWAGWEKDVNGQQDIYIARMKNPVKIKGKRVRISSPVYEWERNGNLPGEVSHVSVNEGPQPLMNKDKLFLIYSASGCWTDFYALGMLTFTGRKNLLDSAAWVKSPNPVFQQSPENAVYGPGHNSFFKSPDGTEDWILYHANPRPGDGCGGNRSPRAQKFTWKADGSPDFGMPVKTGVPLPVPSDKRELKN comes from the coding sequence ATGCAAAAGCTTCTCTTTAGAATATTGTTTATCGTATTTGTTTTTGCTCCCTTTTCGGAAAGTGGAGCCCAAAGCGCTGAATTAACTACTTTTACTAATCCTCTATTGCCTTCGGGTGCTGATCCGTTCAGTTTTTATAAAGACGGATACTACTATTATATGCACACTTCGGGCAGCAGGTTAGTATTGCGGAAAACCAAAAGCATAGCTGAGCTGGCAACAGCCGAAAAGAAAATAATTTTTGAGCCTGAATCCGGTAAATCATGGTCAAAAGAGCTTTGGGCACCTGAGATACATTACATTAAGGGAAAGTGGTATGTCTATTTTGCAGCCGACGATGGAGATAATAAAAATCATCGGATGTTCGTCCTGCAGAACTCATCAGAAGACCCGATGAAGGGTGAATGGGTCTTTAAGGGAAAAATAGCCGATCGTTCTGATAAATGGGCTATAGACGGTTCCATCCTCGATTACCGCGGTAAATTGTATATGGTATGGGCAGGCTGGGAGAAAGATGTAAACGGGCAACAGGATATCTATATCGCCAGAATGAAAAATCCTGTGAAGATTAAAGGGAAAAGGGTCCGGATCTCCAGTCCTGTTTACGAATGGGAGAGGAACGGTAATCTGCCGGGTGAGGTCTCCCATGTAAGTGTAAACGAAGGCCCCCAGCCGTTAATGAATAAAGATAAGCTGTTTTTAATATATTCAGCCAGCGGTTGCTGGACCGACTTTTACGCTCTTGGTATGCTTACGTTTACAGGACGCAAAAACCTTCTTGATTCGGCAGCGTGGGTAAAAAGCCCGAATCCGGTGTTTCAGCAGTCACCTGAAAATGCGGTATATGGACCGGGCCACAACTCCTTCTTTAAATCTCCCGATGGAACGGAGGACTGGATTCTCTATCATGCAAATCCACGGCCAGGAGACGGATGCGGAGGTAACCGTTCGCCGCGGGCTCAGAAATTCACCTGGAAGGCAGACGGATCTCCTGATTTTGGGATGCCTGTTAAAACAGGCGTTCCGTTACCGGTTCCTTCTGATAAGCGTGAATTAAAAAACTGA
- a CDS encoding RagB/SusD family nutrient uptake outer membrane protein — translation MKKVLMTLFVTCSLLLSSCVKDLTIDNPNEFSMEVFWKTETDAVKGVNAIYSTLHRGPMSRWLFFITIIRSDEGYSTSPDPDLRNNFDRFIITDTNYGNIADVWLDMYIGIFRANQVLDNVPAIQMDETKKQRLLGEAKFLRGMFYYHLASIWGRVPLQLKTSTPLDAPPLASLGEVWGQVESDLTDAVTKLPAVYSSPEDLGRATKGAAYALLAKAQMQQQKYTEALQPLQWLVEGEGKAIYDLMPNFRDNFLITSENNRESVFEWQFAENLADNHDDDTDPRTGNLNYGSSLPQFFSPVGWSDGEARRWPVNEFLQEQTTSGARDPRLAATYLYNYTDERGPNFSMIYGQTFTARFGATNERIWFRKFLNDHWKNEEGYRSPNNYRFIRYADVLLMYAECLNAVNRTTDAYQYVDRVRQRAGLARLSVVKPGLNKDQFLQQIKHERITELTGEGHRWNDLARWGELGPQLSSRDEGFANFVKGRHEYLAIPQIDRDINPNL, via the coding sequence ATGAAAAAAGTATTGATGACACTATTTGTAACGTGTAGCTTGTTACTCAGTAGTTGTGTTAAAGATTTAACAATAGATAATCCGAATGAGTTTTCTATGGAGGTTTTCTGGAAAACAGAGACAGATGCGGTAAAAGGAGTAAATGCAATCTATAGTACGTTGCACAGAGGCCCGATGTCGAGGTGGTTGTTCTTCATTACAATTATAAGGTCTGACGAGGGCTACAGCACCAGCCCAGATCCGGACTTAAGGAACAACTTCGACAGATTTATTATCACTGATACGAATTACGGTAATATTGCTGATGTTTGGTTGGATATGTATATCGGGATATTCAGGGCAAACCAGGTACTTGATAATGTGCCCGCTATTCAGATGGACGAGACGAAGAAGCAGAGACTTCTTGGAGAGGCTAAATTCCTGAGAGGGATGTTCTATTATCATCTTGCCAGCATATGGGGAAGAGTGCCGCTGCAATTAAAAACTTCTACACCTCTCGATGCTCCACCTCTTGCATCCCTTGGAGAAGTATGGGGTCAGGTAGAGAGTGATCTTACAGATGCTGTTACTAAACTACCCGCCGTATATTCTAGTCCGGAAGACCTTGGTCGTGCCACCAAGGGTGCTGCTTATGCATTACTTGCAAAAGCACAAATGCAACAACAGAAATATACTGAAGCATTGCAACCGCTTCAATGGCTTGTAGAGGGTGAAGGTAAAGCCATTTACGATCTCATGCCAAATTTCAGAGATAACTTCCTTATTACTTCTGAAAATAACAGAGAATCCGTTTTTGAGTGGCAGTTTGCTGAAAACCTTGCCGATAATCATGATGATGATACAGACCCAAGAACTGGAAATCTCAACTATGGATCTTCACTTCCTCAGTTCTTTTCTCCGGTAGGCTGGTCTGACGGGGAAGCAAGAAGGTGGCCTGTGAACGAGTTCTTGCAGGAACAGACCACAAGTGGAGCAAGAGATCCGCGTTTGGCGGCTACTTATTTGTATAACTATACAGATGAAAGAGGTCCTAACTTTTCAATGATCTATGGACAGACATTTACAGCCCGTTTTGGTGCTACAAATGAAAGAATCTGGTTTCGAAAATTTTTAAATGACCACTGGAAAAATGAAGAGGGTTATCGTTCTCCTAATAACTACCGTTTCATTCGCTACGCTGATGTGCTTTTGATGTATGCTGAATGCCTTAATGCGGTAAATCGTACTACTGATGCATACCAGTATGTGGACAGAGTTAGACAAAGAGCTGGTCTGGCCCGCTTATCGGTTGTGAAGCCAGGGCTCAATAAAGACCAGTTTTTGCAGCAGATCAAGCACGAGCGGATAACAGAACTGACAGGAGAAGGTCATCGCTGGAACGACCTCGCGAGATGGGGCGAGCTCGGTCCACAATTGTCATCGAGGGATGAAGGTTTTGCCAATTTTGTCAAAGGAAGGCACGAGTACCTTGCTATCCCGCAAATAGACAGGGATATTAATCCGAATTTATGA
- a CDS encoding mechanosensitive ion channel family protein, translating into MELEKFYDKAYDWILRNGPGLILAIIILLVGLWVIRLVKKGLARSMEKRKFDTSLQPFIQSLIIISLQVMLLLIVMQTLGIQLTILTTVIGAFSVAAGLALSGTLQNFASGVLILVLKPFKAGDNIIAQGQEGIVSSIQIFYTVVTTFENKTVIIPNSKLSNEIIINVSRQGNRRMDIELKFNYGFDMQAVKAILEESAKSSENILKIPEPRIGVSALEPDGYKMMVNVWVNAHGFIDAKLNFQEKLISDLKNAGIKLPGM; encoded by the coding sequence ATGGAACTGGAAAAATTTTACGACAAAGCATATGATTGGATCCTTCGTAACGGACCGGGACTAATCCTGGCAATTATCATCCTTTTAGTAGGCTTGTGGGTCATCAGGCTGGTAAAAAAGGGACTAGCACGGAGTATGGAAAAGAGAAAATTCGACACCTCTTTGCAGCCTTTTATCCAGAGTCTGATCATTATTTCGTTGCAGGTTATGCTGCTTCTGATCGTAATGCAGACGCTTGGAATACAGCTGACCATACTCACCACTGTTATTGGAGCATTTAGTGTGGCGGCCGGCTTAGCCTTGTCAGGCACTCTTCAAAACTTCGCAAGCGGTGTGCTGATACTCGTCCTGAAGCCCTTTAAAGCAGGGGATAACATCATTGCTCAGGGACAGGAAGGAATAGTATCTTCCATACAGATATTTTATACCGTTGTCACTACGTTCGAGAACAAAACGGTTATCATTCCCAATAGTAAGCTATCAAATGAAATTATCATTAATGTAAGCCGTCAGGGTAACAGGCGAATGGATATTGAACTTAAATTTAACTATGGGTTTGACATGCAGGCCGTAAAAGCCATTCTTGAAGAATCAGCAAAAAGTTCTGAGAACATTTTAAAAATTCCTGAACCGCGTATAGGGGTTTCTGCTCTTGAGCCTGATGGATATAAGATGATGGTTAACGTTTGGGTGAACGCCCATGGTTTTATTGATGCAAAACTTAACTTCCAAGAGAAGTTGATCAGCGATCTTAAGAACGCCGGAATTAAGCTGCCCGGGATGTAA